In Rahnella variigena, one DNA window encodes the following:
- the cheW gene encoding chemotaxis protein CheW gives MHFSGTEKQFSEKNVDQEYLVFTLGNEEYGIEILKVQEIRGCDRATRIANSPDFIVGITNLRGVIVPIIDLRVKFQLESAEINDNTVTIVLNLCNRVVGIVVDGVSDVLSLKADQIKPAPDFTVTLSTEYLLGLGSLDDRMLILVDIEKLLNSDEMEIVEKMADATYE, from the coding sequence ATGCATTTTTCCGGAACAGAAAAACAATTTAGCGAAAAGAATGTAGATCAGGAATACCTGGTTTTCACATTAGGTAATGAAGAATACGGGATCGAGATCCTCAAAGTTCAGGAGATCCGCGGTTGCGATCGTGCGACGCGCATTGCCAACTCACCTGATTTTATTGTCGGGATCACTAATCTTCGCGGCGTTATTGTGCCCATTATAGATCTGCGGGTGAAATTCCAGCTTGAGTCTGCGGAAATTAATGATAATACCGTCACGATTGTGTTGAATCTGTGTAACCGCGTGGTGGGTATTGTCGTTGATGGCGTGTCTGACGTGCTTTCCCTGAAAGCGGATCAGATCAAACCCGCACCGGACTTCACCGTCACGCTGTCCACAGAATACCTGCTGGGCCTCGGGTCGCTCGATGACCGTATGCTGATCCTGGTCGATATCGAAAAACTGCTGAACAGTGACGAAATGGAAATTGTCGAAAAAATGGCGGACGCCACCTACGAATAA
- the cheA gene encoding chemotaxis protein CheA, producing MDISDFYQTFFDEADELLADMERHLLELDFMSPDKEMLNAIFRAAHSIKGGAGTFGFTVLQETTHIMENLLDDARRGELTLTDAIINLFLESKDIMQDQLDAYKSSQEPDQESFRYICEALRQIALEDKQSATSAASAAEAPAEQTAEQPVAEPVPVSTETCGEMLNVRLSGISASDKTVLLEELANLGDVLSHQQGEDSLEVALQTGVCADDILAVLCFVLEPGQITITAGNAKPATSVAPVQDVPAQEMPQKDTQPEEKPLAEKAVAAPPAPATKPKATPRAQPAESNSLRVAVEKVDQIINQVGELIITQAMLSQLSGVLDPTLHDTLISSIGQMERNARDLQESVMSIRMMPMEYVFSRFPRLVHDLGSKLNKDIELTLRGGSAELDKSLIERIIDPLTHLVRNSLDHGIEPAQVRLEKGKPAKGNLILSAEHHGGSIVIEVIDDGAGLNREKILARAHSQGLAVSENWSDKEIWMLIFAAGFSTAEKVTDVSGRGVGMDVVRRNILAMGGHVEIHSEQDKGTTIRIILPLTLAILDGMSVRVGEEIYVLPLGTVMESLKPSESALYNMAGDEQMLLVRGEYLPLIELHQIFNIESEIRQASDGIAVILESAGCRYALLVDQLIGQHQVVVKNLELNYRKVPGISAATILGDGSVALILDVVALLTLSKNKKIAAKKNQLVPTA from the coding sequence ATGGATATCAGCGATTTTTACCAAACCTTCTTTGATGAGGCAGATGAGCTCCTGGCCGATATGGAAAGGCACCTTCTGGAGCTGGATTTCATGTCGCCCGACAAGGAAATGCTGAATGCCATCTTTCGTGCCGCTCACTCGATTAAAGGAGGAGCAGGAACCTTTGGATTTACGGTTCTGCAGGAAACGACGCACATCATGGAAAACTTACTGGATGACGCCAGACGGGGAGAGCTGACGCTCACTGACGCCATCATAAATCTGTTTCTGGAGAGCAAAGATATTATGCAAGATCAGCTTGATGCGTATAAATCCTCGCAAGAGCCTGACCAGGAAAGTTTCCGCTATATCTGTGAAGCGCTCCGCCAAATTGCACTGGAAGATAAACAGTCCGCCACGTCAGCAGCGTCTGCCGCAGAAGCACCTGCTGAACAAACAGCTGAACAACCGGTAGCCGAGCCGGTTCCGGTCAGTACTGAAACCTGCGGTGAGATGCTGAACGTCAGACTGAGCGGGATTTCAGCGTCAGATAAAACCGTGCTTCTGGAAGAACTGGCTAATCTGGGCGACGTACTGAGTCATCAGCAGGGTGAAGATTCGCTCGAGGTTGCGTTGCAGACCGGCGTCTGTGCCGACGATATTCTCGCGGTACTCTGTTTTGTGCTGGAACCCGGACAAATTACGATTACCGCAGGCAACGCAAAACCGGCAACCTCCGTGGCGCCTGTGCAAGATGTTCCCGCGCAGGAAATGCCTCAGAAAGACACGCAGCCGGAAGAAAAACCGCTGGCAGAAAAAGCCGTCGCCGCGCCGCCTGCTCCCGCCACAAAGCCTAAAGCCACACCACGCGCACAACCTGCCGAGTCCAACAGTCTGCGTGTGGCGGTAGAAAAGGTAGATCAAATCATTAATCAGGTCGGCGAGCTGATCATCACGCAGGCCATGTTATCGCAGCTTTCCGGCGTACTGGATCCGACCCTTCACGACACCCTCATCAGCAGCATCGGGCAAATGGAACGCAATGCGCGTGATTTGCAGGAATCGGTGATGTCGATCCGCATGATGCCGATGGAATATGTGTTCAGCCGCTTCCCGCGTCTGGTTCATGATCTGGGCAGCAAACTGAATAAAGACATCGAACTGACGCTGCGCGGCGGATCGGCAGAGCTGGATAAAAGCCTGATCGAACGCATTATTGATCCGCTGACGCATCTGGTGCGTAACAGTCTGGATCACGGCATTGAACCTGCGCAGGTGCGACTGGAGAAAGGCAAACCGGCAAAAGGTAATCTGATCCTGTCCGCTGAACACCACGGCGGCAGCATTGTGATTGAAGTCATTGATGATGGCGCCGGACTTAACCGCGAGAAGATCCTCGCACGCGCGCACTCGCAGGGGCTGGCGGTCAGTGAAAACTGGAGCGACAAAGAAATCTGGATGCTTATCTTTGCGGCCGGGTTCTCTACCGCAGAAAAAGTCACCGATGTTTCAGGTCGTGGCGTCGGGATGGACGTGGTGCGCCGGAATATTCTGGCAATGGGCGGTCATGTCGAAATCCATTCTGAGCAGGATAAAGGCACCACTATCCGCATCATTCTGCCGCTGACGCTGGCGATCCTCGACGGGATGTCTGTCCGGGTGGGCGAGGAAATCTATGTCCTGCCGCTCGGCACGGTGATGGAATCCCTGAAACCGTCGGAAAGCGCGCTTTACAATATGGCCGGTGATGAACAGATGCTGTTAGTGCGCGGCGAATATCTGCCGCTGATTGAGCTGCATCAGATCTTTAATATTGAAAGTGAAATCCGCCAGGCCAGTGACGGTATTGCGGTCATTCTGGAAAGTGCGGGTTGCCGCTATGCCTTGCTGGTTGATCAGCTTATTGGTCAGCATCAGGTAGTGGTGAAAAACCTTGAGCTTAATTACCGTAAAGTGCCGGGTATTTCCGCCGCCACTATATTAGGCGATGGCAGCGTCGCATTGATCCTCGACGTGGTTGCTCTTTTAACGCTGAGCAAAAATAAAAAGATCGCCGCCAAAAAAAATCAACTTGTCCCTACTGCGTAA
- the motB gene encoding flagellar motor protein MotB translates to MNKSPGPVIIVRKRKKHKHGHHGGSWKIAYADFMTAMMAFFLVMWLLSSSTPLQREQIADYFKMPLKMAMGKGDKASLSSSVIPGGGDDFMKQDGEVFKQTLTRLDRQKNAQNLRRAHEKLESLIHNDPRLSDFQSNLRLSLTDDGLLIQIIDTQERPMFKVGSKTPEPYMRGILQALVPVLNELPNRISLTGHTDSLPYANGEAGYGNWELSSDRANASRRALVSGGLADNKFLRVIGTADRMSLENLRPDDPVNRRISILVLSMNKEKSILEEDTVLQQVTDNQGSEKIKAELKKMSGGVETEPAGSVVVNPLQQSSQGQGH, encoded by the coding sequence ATGAACAAAAGTCCCGGTCCGGTAATCATTGTCCGTAAGCGCAAAAAGCATAAACATGGCCATCATGGTGGCTCGTGGAAAATTGCGTACGCAGACTTTATGACGGCCATGATGGCCTTCTTTTTGGTCATGTGGCTGCTCTCATCCTCAACCCCTTTGCAACGTGAACAAATCGCGGATTACTTCAAGATGCCGCTGAAAATGGCGATGGGCAAAGGGGATAAAGCCAGCCTGAGCAGCAGCGTGATACCCGGCGGCGGGGATGATTTCATGAAGCAGGACGGCGAGGTATTCAAACAAACGCTCACCAGGCTCGACAGGCAAAAGAATGCGCAAAATTTACGACGCGCCCATGAAAAACTGGAAAGCCTGATCCACAACGATCCTCGTCTGAGCGATTTCCAGTCTAACCTGCGGCTCTCCCTGACCGATGACGGATTGCTTATCCAGATCATCGATACGCAGGAACGGCCGATGTTCAAAGTCGGCAGTAAAACGCCGGAGCCTTATATGCGCGGCATTCTTCAGGCGCTGGTGCCGGTGCTCAATGAACTGCCCAACCGTATCAGCCTGACCGGGCATACAGATTCTCTGCCTTATGCCAACGGCGAAGCCGGTTATGGCAACTGGGAGCTTTCCTCGGATCGTGCCAATGCCTCGCGTCGTGCCTTAGTCTCCGGTGGCCTGGCCGATAATAAATTCCTGCGCGTCATTGGTACTGCTGACAGGATGAGCCTGGAAAATCTGCGTCCCGATGACCCGGTAAACCGCCGTATCAGTATTCTGGTTCTCAGCATGAATAAAGAAAAATCGATTCTGGAAGAGGATACGGTTTTGCAGCAGGTCACCGACAACCAGGGCAGTGAGAAAATTAAAGCTGAACTGAAAAAAATGTCAGGCGGCGTTGAGACTGAGCCTGCCGGTTCGGTTGTCGTCAATCCTTTACAGCAATCTTCTCAGGGACAAGGTCATTAA
- the motA gene encoding flagellar motor stator protein MotA, whose product MLVIIGYVVVILTVFGGFVITGGQLGALYQPAELLIIGGAGVGAFIVGNNGKSIKATLKAFPHLLQSSRYTKALYMDLMAMMFLLLTKARQNGMMNLESDIEDPQNSPIFSAYPRLLADASLMNFVVDYLRLMISGSMNSYEIEALMDEEIETCEHEHEVPANSLNVIGDAFPAFGIVAAVMGVVNALAAADRPAAELGELIAHAMVGTFLGILLAYGFVLPLASVLRQKSAEQIKMLQCIKVTLLSSMNGYAPQIAVEFGRKTLFSSERPTFIELEEHVREAKSSASSESTPS is encoded by the coding sequence GTGCTAGTCATTATTGGATACGTGGTTGTTATTCTCACTGTTTTTGGCGGGTTCGTGATAACCGGCGGACAGCTCGGTGCACTCTATCAGCCGGCTGAACTGTTAATTATCGGGGGGGCAGGTGTGGGGGCATTTATTGTCGGGAATAACGGCAAATCCATTAAAGCCACGTTGAAAGCCTTTCCTCATTTATTACAAAGTTCACGTTATACCAAAGCGCTTTATATGGATCTGATGGCCATGATGTTTCTGCTGCTGACCAAAGCCAGACAGAACGGCATGATGAACCTGGAAAGCGATATTGAAGATCCGCAGAACAGTCCCATATTTTCCGCTTATCCCCGTTTGCTGGCTGATGCCTCACTGATGAACTTCGTTGTCGATTATCTGCGCCTGATGATAAGCGGCAGCATGAATTCGTATGAAATCGAAGCGCTGATGGATGAGGAAATCGAAACCTGTGAACACGAACATGAAGTCCCGGCTAACAGCCTGAACGTGATTGGTGACGCCTTCCCGGCTTTTGGGATCGTTGCCGCGGTGATGGGCGTGGTGAATGCGCTGGCGGCCGCTGACCGTCCGGCGGCCGAGCTGGGTGAGCTTATCGCTCACGCCATGGTGGGAACGTTCCTCGGTATTTTACTGGCGTATGGATTTGTCTTGCCGCTGGCCTCTGTGCTGCGTCAAAAGAGCGCCGAGCAAATCAAAATGCTGCAATGCATCAAGGTGACATTACTCTCCAGCATGAATGGCTATGCGCCGCAGATTGCGGTGGAATTTGGGCGTAAAACGCTGTTCTCCAGTGAGCGTCCAACCTTTATTGAGCTTGAAGAACATGTGCGCGAAGCGAAGTCCTCGGCCAGCTCGGAAAGCACGCCATCATGA
- the flhC gene encoding flagellar transcriptional regulator FlhC produces the protein MSEKSILQEIKEVQIAMQLISFGARMQMLESETSLSRRRLLRLYKELRGCPPPKGMLPFSEDWFMAWEQNIHSSMFYNIHLYIQKTEPCRPIEATVKAYRLYLEQCPTPPGEKPVLGLTRAWTLLRFIDCGIIEHTECCICGGGFVVTSEHSKNPFTCSLCSPPSRAIKKCKVADSSTDHAASSAAN, from the coding sequence ATGAGCGAAAAAAGTATTTTACAAGAAATCAAAGAAGTCCAGATTGCCATGCAGCTGATTTCCTTTGGTGCCCGTATGCAGATGCTGGAGAGTGAAACCAGTTTAAGTCGCAGAAGATTATTACGTCTTTACAAAGAGTTAAGAGGATGTCCGCCCCCGAAAGGAATGTTACCGTTTTCCGAAGACTGGTTTATGGCGTGGGAGCAAAATATTCATTCATCTATGTTCTATAACATCCATCTTTATATACAGAAAACCGAACCTTGTCGCCCGATTGAAGCCACGGTGAAAGCCTATCGCTTATATCTGGAACAATGTCCGACGCCTCCGGGTGAAAAACCTGTACTGGGTTTAACACGCGCATGGACGTTATTACGGTTTATCGATTGTGGAATTATAGAGCATACAGAATGTTGTATTTGCGGTGGCGGTTTCGTTGTCACGAGTGAACACTCGAAGAATCCTTTTACCTGTAGCTTATGCAGTCCGCCTTCGCGCGCCATTAAAAAGTGCAAAGTGGCCGATTCCTCAACGGATCACGCGGCCAGTTCTGCGGCAAATTAA
- the flhD gene encoding flagellar transcriptional regulator FlhD: MNIDNVDEQLQRIHDINLSYLLLAQQLIREDKFAAGFRLGLTEATIDALKELSLPQLIKLASTNQLICRLRVDNEIVIDNLTKDSRIEALQQIHTGIILSTNLLNSLSENSPTPG; encoded by the coding sequence ATGAATATAGACAACGTTGACGAACAGCTTCAAAGAATTCATGACATTAACCTTTCTTACCTGCTGCTGGCTCAGCAATTGATCAGAGAAGATAAGTTTGCTGCAGGATTTCGCCTCGGGCTGACTGAAGCAACGATAGATGCACTGAAAGAACTTTCTCTGCCGCAACTGATAAAACTGGCCTCTACCAACCAGTTAATTTGTCGCCTGCGCGTAGATAACGAAATTGTGATCGATAACCTGACGAAAGATTCACGTATCGAAGCCTTACAGCAAATTCATACAGGGATCATTTTATCCACCAATCTGCTTAACTCACTCTCGGAGAACAGCCCTACACCAGGTTAA
- a CDS encoding RNA polymerase sigma factor FliA: protein MNGIYTHDGVVQKDELWLKYRYLVRHEALRLQARLPACVELDDLIQAGAIGMLTAIDQFDPKKGIGMSTYVTQRVRWAMIDELRDRDWVPRRVRTNAREISAAIREIEQQTGGVASEAEVAAFMGISLEEYQQMLVDTNSSQFYSLEELQEESVSDVEQPGTQHEMLNPLHELMKGKLAKQVSQLIKELPEREQVLLNLYYQQELNMKEVGIILGITETRVSQLHSQAIKRIRARMDALK from the coding sequence GTGAATGGTATTTACACCCATGATGGAGTGGTGCAAAAGGACGAGTTGTGGTTGAAATACCGTTATTTAGTTCGTCACGAAGCACTACGGTTACAGGCCAGATTACCCGCATGCGTAGAGCTGGATGACCTCATTCAGGCTGGTGCAATTGGGATGCTGACGGCCATTGACCAGTTCGACCCCAAGAAAGGGATCGGCATGAGTACCTATGTCACTCAACGTGTGCGCTGGGCGATGATAGATGAATTACGCGATCGCGACTGGGTTCCCCGGCGGGTCCGCACCAATGCCAGAGAAATTTCTGCCGCCATTCGGGAGATTGAGCAGCAGACCGGCGGTGTCGCTTCAGAGGCGGAAGTGGCTGCCTTTATGGGGATTTCGCTGGAAGAATACCAGCAGATGTTAGTGGATACTAACAGCAGCCAGTTCTATTCCCTGGAAGAGTTACAGGAAGAATCCGTCAGTGATGTTGAGCAGCCTGGGACACAGCATGAGATGCTCAATCCATTACATGAATTAATGAAAGGCAAGCTGGCGAAACAAGTGAGCCAGCTGATTAAAGAACTTCCGGAACGTGAGCAGGTGTTGTTGAATTTGTATTATCAGCAGGAACTCAATATGAAGGAAGTGGGCATTATCTTGGGTATCACGGAAACAAGGGTTAGCCAGTTACACAGCCAGGCGATCAAACGAATTCGCGCCAGAATGGATGCGCTTAAATAA
- a CDS encoding methyl-accepting chemotaxis protein yields the protein MFKGLKISTGITGIIATLALFIVVIAGLSLMNAMSAKSNFARMATSVDNTTEMQHAVFNLNGGLAHVNALMLETSLHRQVNPEAVTTVQGIFAQAETNIKAFMATPFNSEEEKQAAGDLSKQFEKVLSLSRDKLRYIADPAQLPDALDQEWNERMSLRDKIDTYAAISARQNQGYIDQADRDYHNMIIMAVIVLLISVAVTVTNRIWVRHALVLRMEQTSRSIRMIASGDLRQKIETGNPNELGLMLAELESMRLSLTETVSGVQQGVKQIYLNAQEIAQGNNNLSARTEEQASALQETAASMEELKTTVRHNADNAHTARQLAEGASSNAHKGGNVVSDLDGIMQEITKSSRQIADINHVIDSIASQTNILALNAAVEAARAGEQGRGFAVVASEVRNLAKRSADAAKEISQLITTCVNNMSTGSQQVEQAGRVMKEIVNSVTQVTDIMGEIASASDEQSAGINQIAQAVNEMDHVTQQNASMVEEAALASSNLEAQTESLEKIVGKFSLNEKDVTADGEQKIKTASYTASTTGNKVTPKIIPALQEEEWETF from the coding sequence ATGTTTAAAGGATTAAAGATCTCGACAGGCATTACCGGCATTATCGCGACGCTGGCGTTGTTTATCGTGGTGATTGCCGGACTGAGTCTGATGAATGCGATGTCAGCGAAAAGCAACTTCGCCCGCATGGCCACCTCTGTGGACAACACCACTGAGATGCAACATGCCGTCTTTAATCTCAACGGCGGCCTGGCGCATGTGAACGCCCTGATGCTGGAAACCAGTCTGCATCGTCAGGTAAATCCTGAGGCAGTCACGACCGTTCAGGGGATTTTCGCGCAGGCGGAAACCAATATTAAAGCTTTTATGGCGACGCCGTTTAATTCGGAAGAGGAAAAACAGGCTGCCGGTGATCTGAGCAAACAATTTGAAAAAGTGCTCAGCCTGTCGCGGGACAAACTCCGTTACATCGCTGACCCGGCTCAGCTACCTGACGCGCTGGATCAGGAATGGAATGAGCGCATGTCGCTGCGGGATAAAATCGACACCTATGCCGCGATTTCAGCCCGGCAGAACCAGGGATACATCGATCAGGCGGATCGCGATTATCACAACATGATCATTATGGCTGTCATTGTCCTGCTGATATCGGTTGCCGTGACGGTGACCAACCGTATCTGGGTGCGCCACGCGCTGGTGCTGCGGATGGAACAAACTTCCCGTTCGATCAGGATGATTGCCAGCGGTGATCTGCGTCAGAAAATTGAAACCGGTAATCCGAATGAACTGGGGCTGATGCTGGCAGAACTGGAAAGTATGCGTCTTTCCCTGACGGAAACCGTGTCCGGCGTGCAGCAGGGCGTTAAACAGATTTACCTGAATGCTCAGGAAATTGCGCAGGGTAATAACAATCTCTCTGCCCGCACTGAGGAACAGGCGTCGGCGTTGCAGGAAACGGCGGCCAGCATGGAAGAGCTGAAAACCACCGTGCGTCATAATGCCGACAATGCACATACCGCGCGTCAGCTGGCCGAAGGTGCGAGCAGTAACGCGCACAAAGGTGGCAATGTGGTGTCTGACCTTGATGGGATCATGCAGGAGATCACCAAAAGCTCCCGGCAGATTGCTGACATCAACCATGTCATCGACAGCATTGCCAGCCAGACCAATATACTGGCGCTGAATGCCGCGGTTGAGGCGGCCAGAGCCGGAGAGCAGGGGCGTGGTTTTGCCGTTGTGGCCAGTGAAGTGCGCAATCTGGCAAAACGCAGTGCGGATGCGGCAAAAGAGATCAGCCAGCTGATCACCACCTGTGTCAATAATATGAGCACCGGTTCTCAGCAGGTGGAACAGGCCGGAAGGGTAATGAAGGAGATTGTTAATTCCGTCACCCAGGTCACCGATATTATGGGTGAAATAGCGTCAGCCTCTGATGAGCAAAGTGCCGGGATTAATCAGATTGCCCAGGCCGTCAATGAAATGGATCATGTCACGCAGCAGAACGCGTCGATGGTAGAAGAAGCCGCGCTGGCATCCAGTAATCTGGAAGCACAAACGGAATCTCTGGAAAAAATCGTCGGGAAATTTTCTCTCAATGAGAAGGACGTTACCGCTGACGGAGAACAAAAAATAAAGACAGCCTCTTATACGGCCAGTACCACCGGTAACAAAGTGACACCCAAAATTATCCCGGCGTTACAGGAAGAAGAATGGGAGACGTTTTAA
- the flgL gene encoding flagellar hook-associated protein FlgL, with protein MRLSTQYMFQNNINSLSSSMNTANGISMRLSAGQRLLNPSDDPSGAAQAIMYQNSLANMKQFDSARGFAKDALNFEDNTLNSLGNILTKNLSEKIVAAGKGTMSDADRQAVATELQGIRDNMLDLGNAKNSNGRYVFAGYNTGTAPFEKDGTYIGGNTAMTQIVADSTEMQVGHTGSDVFMSGTPDDLLAQLDSAIAALNTPITDDAGREALQKTLDGVNVSIKKGIDNLGRIQAEVGTNLQQIDALNATSMVQQINVESSLQETVGSDYSTFITLVSQSKMAEFSLNASMMVFQTMQKMNIFNM; from the coding sequence ATGCGCCTTAGCACTCAGTATATGTTTCAAAACAATATCAACAGCCTCTCCAGTTCGATGAATACCGCTAACGGTATCAGTATGCGTTTATCCGCAGGTCAGCGGTTGCTGAACCCTTCTGATGACCCGTCAGGTGCGGCGCAGGCCATCATGTACCAGAACTCTCTGGCGAATATGAAGCAGTTTGATTCGGCCCGTGGTTTTGCGAAAGACGCTCTGAACTTTGAAGATAATACCCTCAACTCGCTGGGTAATATTCTGACCAAGAACCTGAGTGAAAAAATCGTAGCGGCAGGCAAAGGTACGATGTCTGATGCTGACCGTCAGGCGGTGGCGACGGAACTGCAGGGGATCCGCGACAACATGCTGGATCTGGGCAATGCCAAAAACAGCAATGGCCGCTACGTTTTCGCCGGTTATAACACCGGAACCGCGCCGTTCGAAAAAGACGGCACCTACATTGGCGGCAATACGGCCATGACGCAGATTGTGGCTGACAGCACGGAAATGCAGGTCGGACACACCGGCAGTGACGTGTTTATGAGCGGAACGCCGGACGACCTGCTTGCCCAGCTCGACAGCGCCATTGCTGCACTCAATACCCCGATTACCGATGACGCGGGACGCGAAGCCCTGCAAAAGACGCTGGATGGCGTGAACGTGTCCATCAAAAAAGGCATCGATAATTTAGGGCGGATTCAGGCAGAAGTCGGGACCAATCTTCAGCAAATTGACGCCCTGAACGCCACGTCAATGGTTCAGCAAATCAACGTGGAAAGCAGCCTGCAAGAGACTGTCGGGTCTGATTATTCCACGTTTATCACGCTGGTGAGTCAGTCAAAAATGGCCGAATTTAGCCTGAATGCCTCAATGATGGTTTTCCAGACCATGCAGAAGATGAATATTTTTAACATGTAA
- the flgK gene encoding flagellar hook-associated protein FlgK, translating to MNLFNLAQSGLSSAQAAMNVVGNNMNNALTPGYSRQSIILGEAGGRTTGSGYFGYGVQVNGVQRAYNGFVNNQLRGAYTESSSQVGRYQQLTQIDNMLGDDTSNISTSLNSIFKSLEEMSADPVSQAARQGALSQFKAISYQFNTKSNTLNGLEKSTNTQISQSVSDINADAKQLAKLNDEIAKIHGRTGDLPADLLDQRDALLERLSTQVGIKVNENTTTGRVDVTLSNGMPLVNGNRSYALEASVSAEDPSKTVVAYVDASGNKMLLDEDKMSGGKLGGLFKFRNEDLVEARNQLNQLALQMANRFNEVNAAGFDLDGNPGGNIFNIADPTALANRGNTGDSSLDVSFSDISKVKSEDYTLTFKGPNDTDWEVTTADGRTINPTVGTNGELEFEGVSIKPQGTPQPGDSFVMNPTAGAAGKLSVAITKGDQIAASSKSGEESNNENIKDMLAIKTETLIGNGTLTEAYSSLVSSVGSSMTALKADNETTSKATAAIEFEKQSVSGVDLMEESVKIQMYTQYYQANAQVLQAANTLFDTLLSLR from the coding sequence ATGAATCTTTTTAATCTGGCTCAGAGCGGGCTCAGCTCAGCACAGGCAGCGATGAATGTCGTGGGCAACAATATGAACAATGCCTTAACGCCAGGCTACAGCCGACAGAGTATTATTCTGGGCGAAGCGGGCGGCAGAACCACCGGTTCCGGCTACTTCGGTTACGGGGTTCAGGTGAATGGCGTTCAGCGCGCTTATAACGGATTTGTGAATAACCAGCTGCGCGGCGCGTACACAGAATCATCAAGCCAGGTCGGGCGTTATCAGCAGCTGACCCAGATTGATAATATGCTGGGTGATGACACCAGCAACATCTCCACATCGCTGAACAGCATCTTTAAATCGCTTGAGGAAATGAGCGCCGATCCGGTCAGTCAGGCTGCGCGTCAGGGAGCTTTATCCCAGTTCAAGGCGATTTCTTACCAGTTCAATACCAAGAGCAATACCCTCAACGGGCTGGAAAAAAGCACCAACACCCAAATTTCTCAGAGTGTTTCTGACATCAACGCCGATGCCAAACAGCTCGCAAAACTCAATGACGAAATCGCCAAGATCCACGGACGCACCGGCGATCTTCCGGCTGATCTGCTCGATCAGCGCGATGCATTGTTAGAACGCCTGAGCACGCAGGTGGGCATCAAGGTCAACGAAAACACCACCACGGGTCGTGTGGACGTGACGCTGTCCAACGGTATGCCGCTGGTGAACGGCAACCGCTCTTACGCGCTTGAAGCGTCGGTTTCCGCTGAAGATCCTTCCAAAACGGTTGTGGCTTACGTCGATGCTTCAGGCAACAAAATGCTGCTTGATGAAGACAAAATGAGCGGCGGCAAGCTGGGCGGATTATTTAAATTCCGCAATGAAGATCTGGTCGAAGCCCGTAACCAGCTGAACCAGCTGGCTTTGCAAATGGCTAACCGCTTCAACGAGGTCAATGCCGCAGGGTTCGATCTCGACGGCAATCCGGGCGGTAACATCTTCAATATTGCTGACCCGACCGCACTGGCAAACCGTGGAAATACCGGCGACAGCTCGCTGGACGTGTCCTTCTCCGATATCAGCAAAGTGAAGTCAGAGGATTACACCTTAACCTTCAAAGGCCCGAACGATACCGACTGGGAAGTGACCACGGCAGATGGCAGAACCATCAACCCGACTGTCGGCACTAACGGCGAACTGGAGTTTGAAGGGGTGTCCATCAAACCGCAGGGAACGCCTCAGCCGGGTGACAGTTTCGTGATGAACCCGACAGCGGGCGCGGCCGGAAAGCTCAGCGTGGCTATTACCAAAGGCGACCAGATCGCAGCATCGAGTAAAAGCGGCGAAGAGAGCAATAACGAAAACATCAAGGATATGCTGGCGATCAAGACCGAAACGCTGATTGGCAACGGCACGCTCACCGAAGCCTATTCCAGTCTGGTCAGCTCCGTCGGTTCTTCCATGACCGCGCTTAAGGCAGATAACGAAACAACGTCCAAAGCCACCGCCGCTATCGAATTCGAAAAGCAGTCGGTTTCCGGCGTGGATCTGATGGAAGAGTCGGTCAAGATCCAGATGTACACCCAGTATTATCAGGCCAATGCACAAGTGTTGCAGGCCGCGAACACACTTTTTGACACTCTGTTGAGTCTCCGCTAA